From the genome of Adhaeribacter pallidiroseus:
CCGAATAAAAGTTACGTAATACCGGCTGGGGTAATAGGGAGATGCTCTTGTCAGGAGCGCGGCCCGCCGGTAATGCCAGGTAAATAGCTATAATTACCAGCACAACAATAATAGCTAAAACTATAAATATGTATTGCCAGCCAAATGCCGCGGTAACGTAGCCTCCCACGGTAGGAGCAATCATGGGGGAAACACTAATAACCAAGGTTTGCAGCGACAATACTTTGGCGATTTCGCTTACCGGAAAAAGGTCGCGTACTAAGGCTAAAGCGGCTACCATGCCTGCACAACCGCCAATAGCCTGAACAAATCGCATTAAAATCAAAGTATCAGCAGAGTTAGTGAAGGCACAACCAACAGTTGCCAATACATAAACTAATAACCCGGCGTACAACGGGTTTTTGCGGCCAAACCGGTCCAGCAAGGGCCCGTATAACAATTGCCCCAGGGCAATACCAATTAAATAACTGGTTAAGGATAATTGAATGTGATCAATAGTTGTATTTAAATCACGGGCAAGAGCCGGAAAGCCTGGCAAATACATATCGATCGAAAATGGACTGATAGTAGCTAAAACACCCAAAATCAAGATAATGCCAAAACGGTTTTGGGAATTCTTCATGTATTAAAAATCAGTAACAAATTAATCCGCAAAAATCTGTTAGGAACAAGCAATTATCAAATAAACCTGTTTCTCGAAAGGCGGCTGAATTACCTGTATACTGCTTACCGAAAGTATAAGTTGAAAAGATCAAATAATTAATCTTCCAGCAGAAGATTGCCGGTTAATTTAGGGCTCATCGGCCGAAAAGGCGTAACTTGAAGCGCAGCTAAATGCTCATGTTATTTTAACTAAAGCAAAAAAATTAAAAACTTTAATTACCTAACTAGCCCAGCCAAGTAGCGCGTCTTTACAATTAGGCAAAAGGAAATAGCATAAAACAAAAAAGAAAACCGCATTGGTTTTCTTTTTTGTTTTATGCCTTAAGTTAAAAGATTAAATCTCGGAATAAAATAATTTACGTTTCATTAATATCCGGAATACTATGGCAGCTTTATCTTTGTATTGCTTTAAAGAGGAGCTAATCTGAGCAGCTGCCGCCCACTCGTAACTTACTTGTTCTACATTTACTATTTTATCTGCAATTTGCGTAGGAAAAGTAGCTGATTTTATTCCAGAGTTATTCATCCATTCAAATGCTCCTTCAAGGGTAGTACATGTTTCCATTCTAACTGCTTTGTGAGTAATAACTTTAGTTTGAATATAAGTTGTAATTTCATCCAAAATAAGTAACTCAGGTAATTCGTATTTAGCCAAATGAACAAATCTTTTAATACCCGCTGCTAATATTTGCAGGCAAAATACTTTAGATAAGCATCTTTGTATATTAATATCGGTAAAATTTACGTTGCGGAGGTCGTGCAGGAAAAAAGTAATATTATTTTCTTTGATCAAATCGCTGATTATTAAAATACATTCGGTTAACTCCTCTACTTGCGGAGAACTTTTCCAGCTTAATTGAATGAACGATTGATGCGTATTAACTATAAGCATGGCATTAGCCGAGGGTAATGCTTGATTGCAATTAGGTTCTTCTGGAAAAATGCTATAGTTGGTGGTCATGGATTTGGTTGGTTTTTAGCAGTTAATAAGATCGATTAATTGTTGTAGTGCTTATTGCATTACGGAAGTAAATATATAGTAAATATATTATTTAGATAATTCAAAGATAGGCGAATAAAAAATATAAATTATTTGCCGGGATAAATCCTATATATTTCTTGTTTAAAAACATATTTAAACAGGAGGCATCAGGAGTATATTACCCGCCACTCAAAAAATAACTAAATACCAAGTAGCTGATATAATTTCAGTAGCCTTTTCGATTTAGTTTAAAGACATCTTATGCCAATAAAGTTGAATAGGTTAATTGATGCAATAGGTCCTACCATCGAATAATTCAAGATTACAATTTGCAAATTTTTTAAAGAAAGAAAGTCGGGGCAGATACCAAAGGTAAAGATTTGTTTTTATGAAAGGGATGTGCGTATTTCCGGCTGATTTAAACCTTGTTAAACAAAACAGCAAGGCAAATGCTTTTATCCTGGATTGAAAACCACAAGGTTCAACTGCTTGTTAATCAAAATTTAAAATTTGGAGGTAGGTACTTTACTGCTAAACAAAACGAGTTAACATGTCCGAGAAAGAAAATCAACAAGTAGCTATTGTAACTGGCGCCGGGCAGGGAATAGGGTTTGCTATATGCCGCGAATTATTAAAACAAGGAGTTGCCGTTGTATTAAACGATTTAAATGTTACTTTAACAAATCAGGCAACTGCTCAGCTCAAAGAAGAATTTGGCGCAAATTGCATTGGCTTACCTGGTAATGCAGCCGATGTTTCTTTTATTAACAATTTAATACTTACTGCCAAAGAACACTTTGGGCAGGTTACCATTGCCATAGCCAATGCCGGTATAACGCTCTTCGGCGATTTTTTTACTTATACGCCTGAGGCTTTTCAACAGGTGATGGATTTGAATCTTAAAGGTTCTTTTTTCTTAGCCCAAGCCATTGCCAAACAAATACAAGTGCAGCAAACCGGAGGCAGCATTTTGTTTATGTCATCGGTAACCGGTCATCAGGCCCATAAAAATCTGGCTGCTTACGGTATGACTAAGGCTGCTTTAGAAATGCTGGCCAAAAACCTGGTCATAGAAGTGTCGGCTTATGGAATTACGGTTAATGCTATTGCTCCCGGGGCAACCCTTACCGAACGAACCGCCCTGGATGCTGATTACGAACGAACCTGGTCCAACATAACACCTTTAGGAAGACCAGCCAGTCCGGAGGATATTGCGCAAGCTGCTGTATTTTTGGTTTCAGAAAAAGCCCGTCATATTACCGGGCAAACAATTATTATTGATGGTGGCTGGACCTCTATTAGTCCCTC
Proteins encoded in this window:
- a CDS encoding SDR family NAD(P)-dependent oxidoreductase — translated: MSEKENQQVAIVTGAGQGIGFAICRELLKQGVAVVLNDLNVTLTNQATAQLKEEFGANCIGLPGNAADVSFINNLILTAKEHFGQVTIAIANAGITLFGDFFTYTPEAFQQVMDLNLKGSFFLAQAIAKQIQVQQTGGSILFMSSVTGHQAHKNLAAYGMTKAALEMLAKNLVIEVSAYGITVNAIAPGATLTERTALDADYERTWSNITPLGRPASPEDIAQAAVFLVSEKARHITGQTIIIDGGWTSISPSPY